The Festucalex cinctus isolate MCC-2025b chromosome 16, RoL_Fcin_1.0, whole genome shotgun sequence sequence tcacaggtcacgattcgattcgataccgattaatcccgatacgaatttataagtcgattgttgcgatttttttcattcagatttagaaaatgctaatcagtaagcttgtagagtgtaagatttatatgaaaatgtattatttatctgaaatttcagtcttatagaggttgtaatctgtttcatgtttgaacagcattaaaataaaaatattaaggcttaatgttccgttcatataacattcttccatgctcaatgtctgaatcctaaaaaaataaaaaaaataaaaataaaaaaaataaaaaaatcgattctgccgattattgaatcgattcgagaatcgcgagaTGTAGTaacgcgatatatcgccgaatagattttttttaacacccctacttacaACACCAAAATATTTGACTATTACTTTCAATAacgactcattcactcccaaaacacttccaatggatctttgacgtattTATCCGATAGTGGcggtaaatgagttaacatttatattaggggtgtcaacatTCATTtcgagttcatttaaagttcctttaacgccactcatTTTTTAATGCGCGATTAATGACGACCCTTACTTGGAaatcctgtactgggggaattccagtcgcaacgcagcagacacgtctaaatttgtatgtaatgtaatcattatgcatatatttgtggagactgggctcaagttgtattttacaaatttcaaagttacttcatgttcaacattagatagctcttaatatgggaaaaaaatgcactaagctGTCActacttacaaatgcaattatgccatctagtggcacaaAAAtgtccaacacaaatcaatatcacactcgttttttacagaatagtacatctttttcattttaactcaattttatcaaTTATaacattactgtatcaatggtgaaaagatgcagccataattctattagtttaacacttttttttctacttttatgccagacacccctaatttttatatttgtgtCAGGGAAAaccaaaaagtaaaacaaacatattcacatttggtTCATTCagacaataataatgatgataataataataataataataatgataataataagaacagcattcttatgatgatgatgatttgaaTGTTGACCTCTTTGTGGTGGAATTCCTCCTGTCGTTTGGGCGCGTGCGCACGTGCCTCCTCCAACATGGTGGTGACCTGTCTGAGCTGCCGGTCGCGCTCGTCCAACGCGCTGAGCGTCTGCTGCTTCAGCTGCTCGGCTTGGCTCATCCAGTCCACGCGTTCCAGTCTGGAGGGAGATCACGTGCTCCGACATCCCCAGCAACACGTGACACGATTGAAACGTTTGTCGGTCTCACCTGAGTGTCTCCATTTCCTCCTTGACGATCGCCGCCGCGTTCTCCATCTGTGTGATGACGCCGGCCAAGCGCGCGTTCTTGTTCTTCTCCTCAAAGAGCTCTCGGCTGACTTGGATCAGCTCCCCCGCTCCCAGCCGAGCCAGCTCCGACTTGTTGCTCTTCAGCTCCATCGTCTGCGCTTGAAGCTGCTCCAGCTGTCGGCAAAGGGCAGAATCATACAAAGGAATGTCTTTGGGCGCCACTCGAGGACTCACCAGTCTCTCGCGGTCgttctgcagagcttgcaggGCGTTCTTCAGGCTCCACACTTCTCCGGCAGAACCCGAAGAGGGGCTTCCCACTTTGGCGGCAGCCTGGTCCAGCTTGAGGCCGAGCTGGCGGACTTTGTGTTCCGCCTGCTCCTTGCTGTCCTGAAGGGAGGCCATGGCCTTGCCGAATGAGCGGTTCTCCGCCCTCAGTTGGGCCACCAGTTCCTTCTCCAGCAGCAGTTTCTGTTCCATGTCCAGAAGGTCTCTGGCCAGCTCGGCCACCCTCTCTTGAGCACTCTCAGACTCTGTGCGCATCAGGCCTCCCTCCCAGCGCAGCTCGGAGAGTTCTTTGGTCTCCCTTTCACGTGCCTCCTTCTCCTTGAGTCGGCTCTCCTCCAGAGCTTGCACTTGCTCCTGAGCGGCCTCCAGCTGCTCCCTCAACTTCTCCACCTCGGCTCCCGGAGCGCCGGCGGCTCGCGACAGTATCGCGAGCGCTTCCGATTCCCCGGCGTTGTTCAGCGCGCTTTCCAAGGCGTGGCGCTCCTTCTCCAAGGAGGCGATGCGATCCTGCTGGGTGGCGAGGAGCTGTTTGTGCTGCGAGTCCTTCATGCTGAGAACTTGCTTGAGTTGGTCTCGGTAGCCGTGGAGCTCGGCCGACAGCTTGGCCTTCTCGGCGTACAGGTCGTCCCTCTGGACCAGCAGGGAGCGCAGCTCCTCCTTGAGCCCGTTGCTCTCGCCGGCCGCCTCCTGGATCACGGCGTCTTTGTCCAGCATGACCTGGAGGTGTTTCTCCTCCAGCTGCTTGTACGCGTTGAGCACTCGGTCTCGGTCGTCCTGCAACGAGCCCATGGCCTTTGTCAAAGATTCCAGTTTGGCTCGCTGGCCGTCGCTCTCCTCCTCGGCCCGTCGCAGTTTCTCTTCAGCGTCTCGGAGTTGCCCTCGCCTGCGCTCCAGTTCCTCCTCGGCATGGCGCTCTCTGCCGTCCGCCTCCTTGCGTGCCTCCTCCGCCGCCTGCAAAGACAAAGGCACTCGTCTGCGGGCACTCGCAAACAGCGCAATGAGATGGTTTGCCGTTCTTACCTGGGCGACAGCTTGCTCCTTCTCATCCAGCATTTCCACTTCCCTCTTCTCCTTCTCGTGCAAGGCCACCTGCAAGTTCTCCGTCGACGCCTTGGAGGTGTGCAGGTCTGCCTGCAGCTGCTCCAAGGTCAGGCTCAGACGCCGATGGTCGGCCTCCCTCTCCCGCAGCTGCGCCCGGGCCCCGCTGACGTCCTCCTGCAGCCGAGTCACAGCCTCCTCCAGAGCACGGGCCCGCTGCTTGTGGCTTTCCACCTCGGCGTTGAGCAGCCGCACTTGGCTTTGCGCCGACTGCAATTCTGCTGCCGTTTGCAGGAGCTCGCCGTGCTTCCTCTCCACCTCAGCTTGGCTCTCATTGAACTTCTTCTTTGCGTCATCCAATTCCAGCTGCCGTTCTTTGCTGGATTTGTCTAACCTGCATGGTCAAATTCAAGAATTTCATGCAAGCGCCAGTGAGAGGGCAGGAAAACCAGATTTGTGACCTACCTGTCCAGTGTGAGCTGGAGTTCTTCTTTGAGAGCAGTTTCTTTGTGTAGGTTCTCCGCCAGTTCCTTGGCCCTGGTTTCCGCGTCACGAATTTCCGCCTCCTTGCCGAGCAGAGCGTCGTTAAAGCGCGTCTCCCACTGCCGGGCCTCGTCCAGAACTCGGTCTCTGTCATCCTGCAGTGATGACATGCAGCGCGAGAAGGCAGCGAGGCGGGCCAGAGACTCGTCGAGGCGGGCCTGCATCTCCTGCGCTCGTCTCTCGGCTGCCTCCGCGGCCTCTCGGGCCTCCAGCgtggcttcttcttctttgtcccGCTCGCCGAAAGCCTCCTCCAGTCTCAGCTCCATCTCCTTCAGTTCAGCTCCTAATCGGAATCGGACCGAGTCCAGCGTTTGCTCCGCTTCGGCTTTCCAAAGCGCTTCCTTCTGATGGACGTTCTTTTCCAATGTTGTTTTCTCATGTATGACCTGGCTTAACTGCTCCTTGGCTTTACTCAAGTTGGATTTACAGCTTGCCATATCTGCTTCGCTTCTCTTCAGCTCTTGCAGGTTTTGGGAAGTCTCCTCTTGTGACTGCTCAAGGTTCTTGGCAAGCTGATTGTGGCCCAGCTGCAGGGCCTTCACATCCACGCCCAGCTGGCTGATCCTCTCTTGGTACTGGATGCTGTCCTTCTGGAGCTGACGGACCTCCAGCTGCTTCTCCCTCAGTAGTTCCTCCAGCTGACGCGCTCGGCTCTGGCTGCCCTCTCGGACCCTCTGAGCCGACCTCAGCTGCTGCTCCAACTCTCGCTGCTTCCCTGTTTCTGCTTCGGCTTCCGCCCTCTGCCTGTGGGCTTGCCTCGCGTCCTCCTCAAGCCGGGCCACCCTATCTGTCTGGGCCCGGGCTTCGGCTTCAAGGTGGCCCCGCTCCCCCTCGAGCCTGTCCACCTCCCGTTGTACTTCAGCAAGTTGCTGGTGGTGGTCGGCCGCGTCTTGCTGGTAGCCGGCGATGCTGCCGTTGAGTTGGGCCAGCTGGTCCATCAGACGTTCCTCCAAGTTGTCCTTCTCGCTTTCTATGGTTTTAAGAAGTTCCTTGAAGTGGATCTCCTGTTTGGAACCCTCCTCGATCAGACGCTTTTCTCGCTCCTTGCTCTCCTGAAGACACTCTTCCAGCGAGGCCATCAGGCTTGCTTTTTCATTGCTCTCCTGGAGACCTCGTTGAAATGAGGCCAGTCCAGCCTTCAGTTCGGCTTCCTTCTCCTGCCAGCGTTCCCTCTCTGAATTAAGCGCGACCTCCATCTCCTTTATTTTGTCCTGTAATAAAACGTGTTCCCTTGTAGGTTCCGATCCAACAACGTGATCAGATGTTGAAGTTATGTGGTCATCTAGATTCTCCTCTGGGTTTTTTTTGGCCGCAGTTGTTTCAGTCTCTGTCACGACTGGATCTGAGGGCTCAACATCTCCCACGAGAGGAGCAGCGTGGTCTCGTCTTTCTACTTGGTCAAACGGTTCCTTCAGCTGTTTCATCTGCTGTGTTAAAGCATCTCTTTCTGCCACTGCGGTGTCCAGCTTGACTTTCAAAGTCTGCAGTTCCTCCCGAAGTCCGTTCAGCTCTTTGGTTTGAGCCGTATCTTCTGGCTTTGTTCGTGCCATCTCCTGCCCCTCGCGAAGTCTTTCTGTCTCCTCCTCCAGCTCCAGGATCTTTTGCTGCTTGGCTTTGACAAACTTCCTCATTTTTTCTTTCACCGCTTCCACTTCTTTGCGCGCCTCCTCCGCCTGCATTTCCGCTTCCTGCCTTGAGGCCTCGTGAGCCTTGACCTTGGCGGCGAGCTCCTGCCTCTCCTGCCGGGCCGCCTCCAGGACTCGCCTGACCCGCTCCGCCTCATCGCTCACGTTTTCGTAGGAGCGTAGCAGGGTTTCGTAGTCATCCTTCATGCCGTTGACCTTCTCCTCCCACTCCTTACACATCCGAGCCGCCTCCTCTTTGGCCCACTCACCTTCACTTCGACATGCATCTTTCTCACTTGCTATGGCGTCCATTGCCAGCTTGAGACTCTCACAGGACGAGCTCAAGCTTTGGTTTTCGAGCAACATGCGGTCCAACTCGTCGATTAGCCTGGCGTGTTCTTCTCTGAGCTTCTCCAGCTCATCTTGCGCCACCTTCATCTTCTGCTGCAGTTCACCGTTGAGGGTCTGACTGGAAGTCAGTTGCTCCTTCTGGGTCTTGTTCTCTTTCAGAACTTCCTTGCGAGAGATGAGGGCCGCCTGAAGCTTACGCTGAAGCTGCTGGAGCTTGGCCTCGCTGTCCTCATCCTCCGGTCTCTGCGGAACCTCCACCTCCAACTTCTTGCTTTTCTCCTTTGCCACCTTGAGTTCCTCCTCTAATGAGGCTATCAGTTGATCTTTGTGGCCCACCGTGTCCTGCATTGACAGTATGAGTGTGTTTTGCTCACAGAGCTGCTGGCTTAGCTCGGTCATCTCACGGTTCTTATTGTTCAGGAACTGTTTGAAATCCTCCACTTCAACTTGAAGAGCAGCAATGGAGCTGGCGGATTGAGATGCTGCTGCTG is a genomic window containing:
- the golgb1 gene encoding uncharacterized protein golgb1, which produces MFSRLTTVLQELSGEEAQDGETQEGELTPQLPANAGQPLAESEAPEETEERLAHLEQLVVQLKELIRDKDAQLAGKDALLKNERETSEARFSKLKLQAKAKITSLSKQIDDLKGQEGVLSPNSSFSRDVAVAGDPQEVQTRLEAAEKLLEEKDAAHAEQLRHLQAVVRDKDVRFQKHIQKHEEELLRTTAQSANDGELQQALHASQCRCGELEEALKSRSQVLEMLQQEVNSADQQKQILTAQFRQMEEELAKAVKGRREWAQRASEADATLQEALERAKEEAAKHERELSSLSQAANDSLEEERTQVARMEKSMALIMDRAQACREASEQDKFEISRLENELASAREAESKVVQTSQSSLQTKSQLDKLEQELASLHEEQDETRKKSEVLAQIWRRLQPSEDIAVPHDLSLVLEAVLSLQTQVDTLKVEHRDSEERCVQVTHTMEALQEQLDRSTSENKDAIARVQQLEQWQIGPTFERDSEEPQADVPSDADTASVLVLEQQLSEKDHQLSLLRERLRMAEEQIAGDVASPHVVDQPPDRVETDDTGDNSATPPDGLEDTQEEETTLVAEDTSGLSVTADKSSSLELIEHQESPEESKGTSSDEMVTSTDSEVAHSSWTLLEAVNQDGRQEWPSAVQDLSQLQTWATTSMEQETSTTSVTSSSVTFRETVAVHIVPDGASAENVPTGLFAQALAEELQKRYSELVGELQTLREAAAESQEKIKSLEEERQRFASEKAEALCRVSDFEEELQSSREGLQNLSQQSSDVAEKHSAEMRLLQEQIDIVSSDSKAKEQKIQTLQADLETARGALSEQESLALLLSAQLEDGKLLSSQLERKLQDMESSMLEQSQMSKCDGESLSKKDSKICELQLRRSQKEQQLTELDESMSAKLIRAEEERVLVHREVNNLKERLVELQQFREETSSPELDEELVRLRRSKEEAEAQLASTRKKLQVVLVQRKELMKKFADLEMEAKNNAEKEETAVPETSEAEKCSADEMEAKLEELEQTLRFKDQAIENLQCKISQQEQLLSEARNTELNKDTETPQANADSDNTLLRSQVASLETECQTLQKKVFEAQESRKESIRKAKEKDRHHRDQLKQQKEEYSELMERFELQSGERQVLLTKVRELEGKMNLRGEESKDLMAKIEKSSANDWAQEDWVDFVASKTDPVQTQSDSQGRQLLEQSEVISAQMEEPLKALGEDIQAMRIANLELESKLEEAQTSLSQKEAELQDVSKELQALRENERQIEALSDEVKDLREKYRQAESCAEALKAEIEAGTTAAASQSASSIAALQVEVEDFKQFLNNKNREMTELSQQLCEQNTLILSMQDTVGHKDQLIASLEEELKVAKEKSKKLEVEVPQRPEDEDSEAKLQQLQRKLQAALISRKEVLKENKTQKEQLTSSQTLNGELQQKMKVAQDELEKLREEHARLIDELDRMLLENQSLSSSCESLKLAMDAIASEKDACRSEGEWAKEEAARMCKEWEEKVNGMKDDYETLLRSYENVSDEAERVRRVLEAARQERQELAAKVKAHEASRQEAEMQAEEARKEVEAVKEKMRKFVKAKQQKILELEEETERLREGQEMARTKPEDTAQTKELNGLREELQTLKVKLDTAVAERDALTQQMKQLKEPFDQVERRDHAAPLVGDVEPSDPVVTETETTAAKKNPEENLDDHITSTSDHVVGSEPTREHVLLQDKIKEMEVALNSERERWQEKEAELKAGLASFQRGLQESNEKASLMASLEECLQESKEREKRLIEEGSKQEIHFKELLKTIESEKDNLEERLMDQLAQLNGSIAGYQQDAADHHQQLAEVQREVDRLEGERGHLEAEARAQTDRVARLEEDARQAHRQRAEAEAETGKQRELEQQLRSAQRVREGSQSRARQLEELLREKQLEVRQLQKDSIQYQERISQLGVDVKALQLGHNQLAKNLEQSQEETSQNLQELKRSEADMASCKSNLSKAKEQLSQVIHEKTTLEKNVHQKEALWKAEAEQTLDSVRFRLGAELKEMELRLEEAFGERDKEEEATLEAREAAEAAERRAQEMQARLDESLARLAAFSRCMSSLQDDRDRVLDEARQWETRFNDALLGKEAEIRDAETRAKELAENLHKETALKEELQLTLDRLDKSSKERQLELDDAKKKFNESQAEVERKHGELLQTAAELQSAQSQVRLLNAEVESHKQRARALEEAVTRLQEDVSGARAQLREREADHRRLSLTLEQLQADLHTSKASTENLQVALHEKEKREVEMLDEKEQAVAQAAEEARKEADGRERHAEEELERRRGQLRDAEEKLRRAEEESDGQRAKLESLTKAMGSLQDDRDRVLNAYKQLEEKHLQVMLDKDAVIQEAAGESNGLKEELRSLLVQRDDLYAEKAKLSAELHGYRDQLKQVLSMKDSQHKQLLATQQDRIASLEKERHALESALNNAGESEALAILSRAAGAPGAEVEKLREQLEAAQEQVQALEESRLKEKEARERETKELSELRWEGGLMRTESESAQERVAELARDLLDMEQKLLLEKELVAQLRAENRSFGKAMASLQDSKEQAEHKVRQLGLKLDQAAAKVGSPSSGSAGEVWSLKNALQALQNDRERLLEQLQAQTMELKSNKSELARLGAGELIQVSRELFEEKNKNARLAGVITQMENAAAIVKEEMETLRLERVDWMSQAEQLKQQTLSALDERDRQLRQVTTMLEEARAHAPKRQEEFHHKEASGPEVDSAPGAPQERSSLQEAHASWAELSQLQHRLDDETRQRLAAEERLMEAHDRLRRQSKREDQSETALFIPPPEGSVTRSRRGAGPGLLRALRWGACRRRRWLLVAIYLLGVHVLLLLCAAGFL